The following proteins are co-located in the Paenibacillus sp. JNUCC32 genome:
- a CDS encoding metallophosphoesterase family protein: protein MAQFALISDIHGNIPALEAVLRDIQRRGIETIYCLGDLIGKGPHGDVAVDMVRTHCQQVIKGNWDDFIGNETDDPSLLWHQHRLGSERLQYLAGLPYVIEFMMSGKWVRLFHASPRSVYERIQPWDDQEKRATLFHSSPLCGSPRIADVAGYGDIHNAYHQHLDGRTLFNTGSVGNPLEMPEASYVVLEGVYGSEDPAPLNIQCIRVPYPIEQAVQDALESGMPHPESYILEIRTGRYQARKD from the coding sequence ATGGCGCAATTTGCATTAATCTCCGACATACACGGAAATATCCCTGCACTGGAGGCAGTTCTTAGGGATATCCAACGCCGCGGAATAGAAACCATCTATTGCCTGGGCGACTTGATCGGCAAGGGCCCGCACGGCGATGTGGCGGTGGATATGGTACGAACCCATTGCCAGCAGGTCATTAAGGGGAATTGGGACGACTTTATTGGCAATGAGACCGATGATCCGTCGCTGCTATGGCATCAGCATAGACTCGGAAGCGAGAGGCTGCAATATCTTGCCGGCCTCCCTTATGTCATAGAATTCATGATGAGCGGTAAATGGGTCCGGCTGTTTCATGCTTCGCCGCGAAGCGTGTACGAACGGATCCAGCCCTGGGATGACCAGGAGAAGCGGGCTACCTTGTTTCACAGCTCCCCGCTGTGCGGCAGCCCGAGAATCGCGGACGTCGCCGGTTACGGCGATATCCATAATGCCTATCACCAGCATCTGGACGGGAGAACGCTGTTTAATACCGGCAGCGTCGGCAATCCACTTGAAATGCCCGAGGCGTCTTACGTCGTTCTGGAGGGAGTCTATGGAAGCGAAGATCCCGCGCCGTTAAACATTCAATGCATCCGTGTGCCGTATCCGATCGAACAAGCCGTGCAGGATGCGTTGGAGTCCGGCATGCCCCACCCTGAATCGTATATTCTCGAGATTCGAACAGGGCGGTATCAAGCGCGAAAAGACTAA